From a region of the Candidatus Acidiferrales bacterium genome:
- the deoC gene encoding deoxyribose-phosphate aldolase → MSKEMKISAQELAGMIDHTLLKPEATPHEVEQLCKEAIEFNFASVCINPCYVGLAKARLMGSAVKVCTVIGFPLGAATTMSKVGEAKEAIANGAQEVDMVINIGRLKSRDYGYVENEIREVVQSAHSREAIVKVIIETCLLTDEEKEKACLLSRNAGADFVKTSTGFSKGGATTADVALMRRTVVNKIGVKASGGVRSYDEAISMVESGATRIGTSSGVKIILEARQRIG, encoded by the coding sequence ATGAGCAAGGAAATGAAAATATCCGCGCAGGAACTGGCAGGAATGATCGATCATACTCTTCTCAAGCCGGAAGCGACGCCACATGAAGTGGAACAACTCTGCAAGGAGGCAATCGAATTCAACTTTGCGAGTGTCTGTATAAATCCATGTTACGTTGGACTTGCGAAGGCCAGACTGATGGGTTCGGCAGTAAAAGTTTGTACAGTCATCGGTTTTCCGCTCGGTGCAGCTACTACTATGTCGAAGGTGGGTGAAGCGAAAGAGGCGATCGCGAACGGTGCGCAAGAAGTGGACATGGTCATTAATATCGGGAGACTGAAGTCAAGAGATTATGGTTATGTAGAAAATGAAATCCGCGAGGTCGTGCAGTCTGCTCACTCGAGAGAGGCAATCGTGAAAGTCATAATTGAAACCTGTTTGTTGACGGACGAGGAAAAAGAGAAGGCATGTCTTCTCTCCAGGAATGCCGGCGCTGATTTCGTGAAAACATCTACGGGGTTCAGCAAGGGGGGGGCGACGACGGCCGACGTTGCTTTGATGAGGAGAACAGTCGTGAACAAGATCGGTGTGAAGGCATCCGGCGGTGTGAGAAGTTACGATGAAGCAATCAGTATGGTAGAAAGCGGCGCGACAAGAATCGGAACAAGTTCGGGCGTGAAAATAATTTTGGAAGCAAGACAGCGTATCGGCTAA